A stretch of the Apteryx mantelli isolate bAptMan1 chromosome 3, bAptMan1.hap1, whole genome shotgun sequence genome encodes the following:
- the LGALSL gene encoding galectin-related protein, with protein sequence MAGTVAERDAPKIEDGHLNNSLGSPVQADVYFPRLIVPFCGHIKGGMRPGKKILVMGIVDLNPESFGISLTCGESEDPPADVAIELKAVFTERQFVRNSCVAGEWGEEQSSIPYFPFIPDQPFRVEILCEHPRFRIFVDGHQLFDFYHRIETLSAIDTIKINGDLQLTKLG encoded by the exons ATGGCGGGCACCGTGGCCGAGCGGGACGCGCCG AAAATCGAGGACGGGCATTTAAACAACTCCCTGGGCTCCCCGGTGCAAGCCGATGTGTACTTCCCTCGCCTG ATCGTCCCCTTCTGCGGGCACATCAAAGGCGGGATGCGGCCCGGGAAGAAGATCCTGGTCATGGGCATCGTGGACCTCAACCCCGAGAG CTTCGGCATCAGCCTGACCTGCGGGGAGTCAGAGGATCCTCCCGCAGACGTGGCCATCGAGCTGAAAGCGGTGTTTACCGAGCGGCAGTTTGTCAGGAACTCTTGCGTCGCCGGAGAATGGGGGGAAGAGCAGTCGTCTATTCCTTATTTTCCCTTTATACCGGACCAGCCCTTTAGG gttGAGATACTTTGTGAGCATCCCCGTTTTAGAATATTTGTGGATGGACATCAGCTCTTTGATTTTTACCACCGTATTGAAACATTGTCAGCAATTGACACAATAAAGATAAATGGAGATCTCCAGCTTACAAAACTTGGCTGA